AAATTATCTGAATTGGTTAAAACCCAAAAAACCATCCCTACAACATTTGAGTTTGTTGATATTGCAGGTCTTGTCAAAGGTGCCAGTCAAGGAGAAGGCTTGGGTAACCAATTTTTAGGACATATACGCCAAGTGCATGCCATTGCCCATGTTGTGCGTTGTTTTGATGATGACAATGTTGTACATGTGGATGGAACCATCAACCCCATTTCAGATATTGAAACCATAGAAACTGAATTATGTTTGGCCGATTTAGAAAGCCTTGGTAAAGCGCTAGAAAAAGTGCAGAAGCTGGCTAAGAGCCAAGATAAAGATGCTTTGTTTAGAAAAGAACTGTTGGGCAAAGCCATTGCTCACCTTGAAACGGGTAAACCTGTACATAGCTTGGATCGTAACGACAAAGAAAACCTTATCTTAAAAGAATTTCATTTATTAACCAACAAGCCCATGCTGTTTGTATGCAATGTTCCCGAAACAGACTTGAATACAGGTAACGCTTACACAGAAAAAGTACAGGCTTATGCCCAAGAGCGTAAAGCCAAATGTGTTTTTATTTGTGCAAAAGTTGAAGAAGAAATGATGGAATTGGATGAAAGTGATAAAAAAGAGTTTTTAGACGCTTTAGGCTTAGAAAAACCCGGTTTGCACCGCATGATTCAAGAAGCTT
This sequence is a window from Oligoflexia bacterium. Protein-coding genes within it:
- the ychF gene encoding redox-regulated ATPase YchF, producing the protein MSLSCGIVGLPNVGKSTLFNALTSAGIEASNYPFCTIEPNVGTVIVPDERLDKLSELVKTQKTIPTTFEFVDIAGLVKGASQGEGLGNQFLGHIRQVHAIAHVVRCFDDDNVVHVDGTINPISDIETIETELCLADLESLGKALEKVQKLAKSQDKDALFRKELLGKAIAHLETGKPVHSLDRNDKENLILKEFHLLTNKPMLFVCNVPETDLNTGNAYTEKVQAYAQERKAKCVFICAKVEEEMMELDESDKKEFLDALGLEKPGLHRMIQEAYSLLNLITYFTAGEKECRAWTITQGTKAPQAAGVIHTDFEKGFIRAEIYHCDDMFEYKTEANLKAKGLIRLEGKEYVMKDGDVCHFRFNV